The Candidatus Binatia bacterium genome includes the window GCTACGAGGATCGCCTGGCGATTCTGATCGGCGAGCCAAACGCCGTTCCCGCTTACGACGGCGCCAGGGTCACCTTCTCTCAGGCCGGCTGTTTCATCACCTGTCATAACAGCATGCGCGCCATGCCGAGAGAGCCGGCCGCAGCGGCCTTGAGTGCCCATCCATTCTGGGGTGAAAAGGGCCGTCGAGTAGGGGACATACGGAAATACCTGCTCCTCACCCGGACGGCGCAGGATGACGCGGGCGCTTGGGACAAGGTGAAAAGCGCGGCCGAGTTGGAGACATTGAAAAAAACCGGCAAGTTCCTCGATCTCTGGCAATGGCGCGCGGCCCGCTCCAACCCGGTGGGATTTGCGGGAGACGACTACGTTTTAGAGTACCGTTTAAGCGACGCCGGCAAAAATCCTTTTACGACTCCCGCCAAGCCGGCATGGATGTACGACGCGAGCAAGACGGGGTTTGCCGCCATTCCGGAAGCGGATCTCACAACAATGCTCGATAAATTTCCTCTGGTCATCGGCAGGAACGCCGTCGCCCTCGACCCGAAGGCTTCCTTCAAGGCCGGAGACATCCTGCCTCAGCCGGTGCTGCAAGAGCCGGCGGGAAGCGCAGCCGACATCCAGGCGAGCGGCGTTTGGAGAAACGGCCGATGGACGGTCGATCTCAAGCGCAAGCTCAACACCGGCAACC containing:
- a CDS encoding ethylbenzene dehydrogenase-related protein, producing MKRWMILVALLLGSVALATCTALTLSQAPREVAFTGDWEKVPAKPVTLFYPGQSSWEFLTSPAHPGAEPLKAGMDCATCHKPLGGPEKLGASLVKHAKLEPDPIAGKRSTVDLSVKAAFDGEYIYFRFEWESKEPGVTHTLWRYDGSKWISWGGEKPDVLKKGIPPSYEDRLAILIGEPNAVPAYDGARVTFSQAGCFITCHNSMRAMPREPAAAALSAHPFWGEKGRRVGDIRKYLLLTRTAQDDAGAWDKVKSAAELETLKKTGKFLDLWQWRAARSNPVGFAGDDYVLEYRLSDAGKNPFTTPAKPAWMYDASKTGFAAIPEADLTTMLDKFPLVIGRNAVALDPKASFKAGDILPQPVLQEPAGSAADIQASGVWRNGRWTVDLKRKLNTGNPDDRVLEPGKVYDIGFAVFEDKVSNRRHHVTLPPVTLGLGVDAD